The following coding sequences lie in one Miscanthus floridulus cultivar M001 chromosome 9, ASM1932011v1, whole genome shotgun sequence genomic window:
- the LOC136479828 gene encoding uncharacterized protein — protein MAGRGDGATVLVEEFQELRTQMNDLMQQLQTLQLNMPHREPPPNEDDDNEDNEAPRHATGHGHGRGGFDHGFGRARRVLVGGRDYDGDDDMLSDMDDHRHGGGHHGYRDRHHRRNDDGLRNVKVSIPPFSGQENADAYFEWETKVEQIFDLYEYSAEKKAKLAAIEFKGYAITWWNQVRTEYQRVGHVRITWEDMKREMRRRFVPAYYSRDLHLKLKHLVQGTRTIDEYFQELEMCVLRTGITEGEESTMAQFLVGLNKPIADKVDMTTYTCLTELVHFAKRAERQIATSYKYNASWRHSQQRGDVMPQFQQQGAATPKSSSRGANRYLPTSSKQLDVKHKAVNSSQPTSSTAATQRKTSKIECFKCGGHGHKQAECPNRRTIIALADGSYDSQSEEEDEFNNVFVDLNLDTCEYSAEDVPKKDGSWRMCVDCHAINAITVRYRHPIPRLDDMLDELSGSIIFTKIDLRSGYHQIRMKLGDELKTAFKTKIGLYEWLVMPFGLTNAPSTFMRLMNHVLRAFIGKFVVVYFDDILIYSKSFDEHLDHIRQVLAVLREEKLYGNIAKCTFCIDRVVFLGFVVFTDGIQVDEENVKAIQDWPTPVNVSQVRSFHGLASFYRCFVKNFSTLAAPLNNLTKKDVPFTWGHVEDQAFHTLKTQLYEAPLLQLPDFGKTFEIECDASGIGIGGVLLQEGKPVAYFSEKLNGPHLNYSEQVNMDASKRSDFIKKLHDETKQNIEKKSAQYAKQANKGKKKVHGDKKGGTQQDGVKTDKGKILKVSWDGSADSYNAAKLE, from the exons ATGGCAGGACGTGGAGATGGTGCCACTGTTTTGGTGGAGGAATTCCAGGAGCTACGTACACAAATGAATGATTTGATGCAACAACTACAAACTCTCCAATTGAACATGCCTCATAGAGAACCACCACCAAatgaggatgatgacaatgaggataACGAGGCACCACGTCATGCCACTGGTCATGGACATGGACGTGGTGGGTTTGACCATGGTTTTGGTCGTGCTCGGCGCGTTCTAGTTGGAGGTAGAgattatgatggtgatgatgatatgtTGTCTGACATGGATGATCATCGACATGGTGGTGGCCATCATGGTTATCGTGACCGCCATCATCGTCGTAATGATGATGGTTTAAGAAACGTGAAAGTGTCTATTCCCCCTTTCAGCGGACAGGAGAATGCTGATGCTTATTTTGAATGGGAGACCAAGGTGGAACAAATATTTGATTTGTATGAATACTCTGCTGAAAAGAAGGCAAAGCTTGCAGCCATTGAGTTTAAAGGCTATGCCATAACTTGGTGGAATCAGGTCCGTACTGAATATCAGAGAGTTGGGCATGTTCGTATAACTTGGGAAGACATGAAGAGAGAAATGCGACGTCGTTTTGTTCCAGCATATTACTCTCGTGATCTACATTTGAAGCTGAAACATCTTGTGCAAGGTACTCGTACTATTGATGAATATTTTCAAGAATTAGAAATGTGTGTACTTCGTACAGGGATAACTGAAGGTGAGGAATCCACAATGGCTCAGTTTCTAGTTGGCCTCAATAAACCCATTGCTGATAAAGTGGATATGACAACCTACACATGTCTCACCGAGTTGGTTCATTTTGCAAAGAGGGCTGAAAGGCAAATTGCTACGTCTTACAAATACAATGCTTCATGGCGTCATTCCCAACAGCGAGGGGATGTCATGCCTCAATTCCAACAGCAAGGAGCTGCAACGCCCAAATCTTCATCTCGTGGAGCAAATAGatatcttccaacttcttccaaacaATTGGATGTGAAACATAAAGCTGTGAATTCAAGTCAGCCCACTTCTTCTACTGCAGCCACCCAACGCAAGACAAGCAAGATTGAGTGTTttaagtgtggtggtcatgggCATAAGCAAGCTGAATGTCCCAATCGTCGTACTATTATTGCACTTGCTGATGGTTCTTATGATTCCCAAAGTGAAGAGGAGGACGAGTTTAACAATGTATTTGTAGATCTTAATCTTGACACTTGTGAGTATTCAGCAGAGGATG TTCCAAAGAAAGATGGCtcttggcgcatgtgtgttgattgtcatGCTATCAATGCTATAACTGTTCGATATCGACATCCCATTCCACGACttgatgacatgttagatgaattgagtggttccatcattttcaccaagattgatttgcgtagtggctatcatcaaatccgcATGAAACTTGGTGATGAATTGAAAACAGCGTTCAAAACTAAAATTGGTCTCTATGAATGGCTTGTGATGccatttggcttgacaaatgctccttcaacttttatgcgcttaatgaaCCATGTTTTACGAGCTTTCATTGGCAAGTTTGtagttgtttattttgatgatattctgATCTATAGCAAATCATttgatgaacatcttgatcatatCCGTCAAGTACTTGCTGTTTTGAGGGAAGAGAAATTGTATGGCAACATTgctaagtgcaccttttgcatagaCCGTGTTGTTTTCCTTGGCTTTGTTGTTTTCACAGATGGTATTCAGGTTGATGAAGAGAATGTTAAAGCAATACAGGATTGGCCTACACCGGTAAATGTGAGCCAAGTTCGAAGCTTTCATGGTCTTGCAAGTTTCTATAGGTGTTTTGTCAAAAATTTTAGCACCCTCGCTGCACCCCTTAACAATCTCACAAAGAAGGATGTTCCATTCACGTGGGGCCATGTCGAAGACCAAGCATTTCACACACTGAAAACACAGCTTTATGAAGCACCGCTGCTACAACTTCCTGATTTTGGTAAGACATTTGAGatcgaatgtgatgcaagtggtattGGCATAGGAGGTGTACTGCTGCAAGAAGGTAAACCTGTTGCCTACTTTTCTGAAAAGCTAAATGGTCCACATCTGAATTATTCG GAACAAGTTAACATGGATGCATCAAAGAGATCAGACTTTATCAAAAAACTACATGATGAGACAAAACAAAATATCGAGAAGAAATCAGCACAATATGCAAAGCAGgcgaacaaaggcaagaagaag GTGCATGGAGATAAGAAGGGTGGAACCCAACAGGACGGGGTGAAAACAGACAAGGGCAAGATCTTGAAGGTTTCATGGGATGGGAGTGCTGATTCGTACAATGCGGCAAAGCTGGAGTAG